A window of Massilia sp. NR 4-1 genomic DNA:
GGGATTGGCCATGCGCCAGGCGAATGGACGGCGACGCTCAGGCGGCAGTGATTCCGGCAATACGAAGCAGCCGTACAGCAGATTAAGCAGGGCCAGGCTGCCCGCCACGATAAACGGCAGCTGCAGATGGATAGACCCAAGCAGGCCGCCCAGGACCGGTCCGAGAATGAAGCCAAGGCCGAACATCGCGCCCAGCATGCCGAAACGGCGCGCCCGTTCTTCCGGCGTGGCTGTGATGTCGGCCACATAGGCATTGGCGACCGCGCCGTTGGCCTGCATGGCGCCGCCGACCAGGCGCACGGCCACCAGCATCCACAGCGCCGTGGCAAAGCCGGTGGCAAAGAAGTTCAGCGCCAGGCCGCAAAAGCCCAGCAGCAGGACCGGGCGGCGGCCGTAGGCATCGGACAGCGCGCCCAGTATCGGCGAGGCGAAGAAATTCCCGATGGCGAAAGCCACCACCACCACGCCATACCAGAATGCCTGGTCGGCCTGCGAAGTGGTGAAGCTGCCCATCAGCGGGGCCAGCACCGGTACGGTGAGGCCGACCGACATCATATCGATCAGCACCGTCAGCATGATAAAGGGCATGGCGGCATTACTGTCGCGCTTAGCCGGATTGCTTGTCATAGTCATTTCCGATCCGTTCAAAGTCTGTCTGCTGGCATCAGGTGCGCAATTTCAGGCGCACCGGCACGCCGCTGGGCACCATGAAGAAGTTCATCACCTCCCTCACCGGCAGCGCCTTGGGATCGGGCTCCAGCTCGAAATTCCGCATCAGCATGGCGATCACCATGCGGATTTCCGTCAGCGCCAGGAAGCGCCCCGGGCAAAGACGCGTGCCGCCGCCGAAGGGGAAGAGTTTGCGGTTCGGGTCATTGCCCTCTTCCGGCTTCTCGTCGAAAATCCAGCGCTCGGGCAGGAACTGGCTGGATTGCGGGAAGTGGTTCTCGTCGAAGCTGGCGCCGACGGCGGAGGCGAAGACCACCGTATTCTTGGGGAAGAAGGTATCGGCTACCACGCAATCTTCATTGCTGACCAGGCCGAACACCGGAGCCACCGACTTCAGGCGCTGGCTTTCGTTGTGCGAGGCATCCAGATAGGCCAGCTCCGACAGCATTTCCCAGTCCTGGATGAAGCGGTTTTCGCCCAGCACGGCATCGGCTTCGGCGGCCAGCTTGGCGGCGGCGGCGGGGTTCTGCACCAGATTGTTGATCAGCCATGCGATGGAGTTGGCGGTGGTATCCTCGCCGCCCAGCACGGCGGTGATGGCGTTGCCGATCAATTCCTGGTCGGTGAAATCATTGCCGTCCTCCTCGCTGGCGACGATCATCGCTTCCAGCATATTGCCCGGCTTCTGGCGCAGATGTGGGTTGTTCTTGATGCGTTCGCGCGTTTTCTGAATGAATTCGGTCACCGCGAACTCGATACGGCCGGCCGACGCGTCGGCATCGCGATCGCGCGGCAGGCGCACGTGGCGCCAATGCGGGAAGATGGCGTTCATGCGCTGGCCCAGGCGCATGAACAGGCCATCGATATCGCGCTGCAGCTGGTTACCGTCGGTGTCCATGGCGTTCAGGTCGAAGCCCATGGCCA
This region includes:
- a CDS encoding cytochrome P450, producing MSDTSTLAITPETEQPARLKYSRTIADLPGPKPSPFFGNLLQLDRKRIHVTVENWIRQFGPIFRFKILNHNVVVVSDYAVVSSLLRERPAGFRRHQAGVTIMKELKIDGVFGAEGEAWRRQRKLVMRGMNAEVVRNFFPTMVSMTERLMLRWKTALEAGKPVNVHRDLKAMSLDVIVALAMGFDLNAMDTDGNQLQRDIDGLFMRLGQRMNAIFPHWRHVRLPRDRDADASAGRIEFAVTEFIQKTRERIKNNPHLRQKPGNMLEAMIVASEEDGNDFTDQELIGNAITAVLGGEDTTANSIAWLINNLVQNPAAAAKLAAEADAVLGENRFIQDWEMLSELAYLDASHNESQRLKSVAPVFGLVSNEDCVVADTFFPKNTVVFASAVGASFDENHFPQSSQFLPERWIFDEKPEEGNDPNRKLFPFGGGTRLCPGRFLALTEIRMVIAMLMRNFELEPDPKALPVREVMNFFMVPSGVPVRLKLRT